In Selenomonas sp. TAMA-11512, a genomic segment contains:
- a CDS encoding nitronate monooxygenase yields MGKSITEVLGIRYPILQGGMAWISESGLAAAVSNAGGAGIISTGGRDVDFVRREIRRARELTDKPFGANVMLMSPNKDEVIEAICEEKPDFVTMGAGNPVPYIDTFHEAGIKIIPVVPNVKLAKRVEEKGADAMVVEGMEAGGHIGSLTTMALMTEVLPEVSSIPVLVAGGIADGRGLAAALLMGAGGVQIGTRFLVAEECRVHPNMKQKLIEAIDTDTIVTGLTMRAAVRGVKNPFTEKFVALEYAGETPREELSAMVRGTNKLAAVDGDVENGMMQAGQSLLPLKKIEPAAVIIETMVKEAREALQKASEIKL; encoded by the coding sequence ATGGGAAAGAGCATCACCGAGGTTTTAGGCATACGGTATCCGATTCTGCAGGGCGGCATGGCGTGGATTTCGGAGTCCGGTCTCGCTGCCGCCGTATCGAACGCGGGCGGCGCGGGCATCATCTCGACGGGCGGACGCGACGTTGACTTTGTGCGGCGTGAGATCCGCAGGGCAAGGGAGCTCACCGACAAGCCGTTCGGCGCGAATGTCATGCTCATGTCGCCGAACAAGGATGAAGTCATCGAGGCAATCTGTGAAGAAAAGCCCGACTTTGTCACGATGGGCGCGGGCAACCCCGTCCCTTACATCGACACGTTCCATGAAGCGGGGATCAAGATCATCCCTGTCGTGCCGAACGTCAAGCTCGCGAAGCGCGTCGAGGAAAAGGGCGCGGACGCGATGGTCGTCGAGGGCATGGAGGCCGGCGGGCACATCGGCAGTCTGACGACGATGGCGCTCATGACGGAGGTGCTGCCCGAGGTTTCGAGCATCCCGGTGCTTGTCGCCGGCGGCATCGCCGACGGTCGGGGGCTTGCCGCGGCTCTTCTCATGGGCGCGGGCGGCGTGCAGATCGGCACGCGCTTCCTCGTCGCGGAGGAGTGCCGCGTCCATCCGAACATGAAGCAAAAGCTCATCGAGGCGATCGACACGGATACGATTGTGACGGGGCTCACGATGCGCGCCGCGGTCCGCGGCGTCAAAAACCCGTTCACGGAGAAGTTCGTCGCTCTTGAGTACGCCGGCGAGACGCCGCGTGAGGAGCTCAGCGCGATGGTGCGCGGGACGAACAAGCTCGCTGCCGTTGACGGCGATGTGGAAAACGGCATGATGCAGGCGGGACAGAGCCTCCTGCCGCTCAAGAAGATCGAGCCGGCCGCCGTCATCATCGAAACGATGGTGAAGGAGGCGCGGGAGGCGCTGCAAAAGGCGTCGGAGATAAAACTGTAA
- a CDS encoding phosphoethanolamine transferase gives MTPDNYILYMPPVILCLVLVQWAGGQKLFSRATLGHLFVGTLWCVTFPLLYSWSYDNPWFISLIRNDLLMGTGFYALSVSFCALLYSVIRHRILGICLAVLAALIDLLFLFIPATQIAYYVTYWHSITPASLMALYLTDPKESIDFLEAMAGWGVVTLVAAGLLLLTYLFYRAHRLHQRAVQSAPPSWRQKLTLAALVLYLSSYLPFTIFPQTSIILNWKEVSDYVEETQKYASTHDERYQMLTLDAAADTLAVKAPGTVIVVIGESASRNYMHAYTPDFPYPDTPWMEAQEQSPSFTVYRNAYSSWTQTVPVLEKALTEASQYNDKEFSSSSSILDVAKKAGYKTYWFSNQGRYGEYDSAITLVAKTADVAEWADDSYLFTEKYDERLLDFLDTLDPTENNFVVLHIMGSHIYYNNRYPSEFNRWQNPDGGAATNAESYANSILYTDDLLRRIYEYGRDRLHLQTMLYFSDHGEDLKISHNPDVFAWTMVRIPFFIYTSPAYDREFPDRARVIHAHRDTYFTNDMLYDTISGLLNAPSNHYDAAQDLTSPTYRFTRDTLTTMFGQVQIKDDPSL, from the coding sequence ATGACGCCGGACAATTACATCCTCTATATGCCGCCCGTCATCCTGTGTCTCGTACTCGTCCAGTGGGCAGGCGGGCAAAAGCTATTCTCCCGCGCGACCCTCGGGCATCTCTTCGTCGGCACCCTGTGGTGCGTGACCTTCCCCCTTCTCTATTCGTGGTCGTATGACAATCCGTGGTTCATCTCTCTCATCCGAAACGACCTTCTCATGGGGACGGGCTTCTACGCGCTCTCCGTCTCGTTCTGCGCCCTCCTCTATTCCGTTATTCGTCACCGTATCCTGGGCATCTGCCTTGCCGTACTTGCCGCGCTCATCGACCTCCTCTTCCTGTTCATCCCCGCGACGCAGATCGCCTACTACGTGACCTATTGGCACTCCATCACCCCCGCCTCGCTCATGGCGCTCTACCTCACCGATCCCAAGGAGAGCATCGACTTCCTGGAGGCGATGGCGGGCTGGGGCGTCGTCACGCTTGTCGCCGCCGGACTGCTGCTCCTCACGTACCTCTTCTATCGCGCGCATCGGCTGCATCAGCGCGCCGTTCAGTCCGCTCCTCCGTCTTGGCGACAAAAGCTCACGCTTGCCGCGCTCGTCCTCTACCTGTCAAGCTACCTCCCCTTCACAATTTTTCCGCAGACCTCCATCATTCTGAACTGGAAGGAAGTCTCCGACTACGTCGAAGAGACTCAGAAATACGCATCCACGCACGATGAACGGTATCAAATGCTCACCCTGGACGCAGCGGCCGACACGCTTGCGGTGAAAGCTCCCGGCACGGTCATCGTCGTCATCGGCGAATCCGCCTCCAGAAACTATATGCACGCTTACACTCCCGATTTTCCCTATCCGGATACTCCGTGGATGGAAGCGCAGGAACAAAGTCCTTCCTTTACCGTCTATCGCAATGCCTATTCATCGTGGACGCAGACCGTCCCTGTTCTTGAAAAGGCATTGACCGAAGCGAGCCAGTACAACGACAAGGAATTTTCCTCTTCGTCTTCGATCCTCGATGTTGCCAAGAAGGCGGGCTACAAGACGTATTGGTTCAGCAATCAGGGACGTTACGGCGAGTACGACAGCGCCATCACCCTCGTCGCCAAGACAGCCGATGTCGCCGAGTGGGCCGACGACTCGTATCTCTTCACGGAGAAATACGACGAACGCCTTCTCGACTTCCTCGATACGCTTGACCCGACGGAAAACAACTTCGTCGTCCTCCACATTATGGGCAGCCACATCTACTATAACAATCGCTACCCAAGCGAGTTCAACCGCTGGCAGAACCCGGACGGAGGCGCCGCAACCAATGCGGAGTCGTATGCCAACAGCATCCTTTACACCGACGACCTCCTCCGCCGCATTTACGAATACGGCAGAGATCGCTTACATCTGCAGACGATGCTTTACTTCTCCGACCACGGCGAGGATTTAAAGATCTCCCACAACCCGGATGTCTTCGCCTGGACGATGGTGCGCATCCCCTTCTTTATCTACACCTCACCCGCTTATGATCGGGAGTTCCCCGATCGCGCGCGCGTCATCCACGCGCATCGGGATACCTACTTCACAAACGACATGCTCTACGACACGATTTCGGGACTTCTGAACGCGCCGTCAAACCATTACGACGCCGCACAGGATCTCACCTCTCCGACCTATCGCTTCACGCGCGATACCCTCACGACCATGTTCGGCCAAGTGCAGATCAAGGATGATCCGTCGCTGTAA
- a CDS encoding sulfite exporter TauE/SafE family protein — MLVFLSMLALGAVVGFVGAGGAGVVIALLHVGFGVPIHTALAVALASMTFTVLSGAVSHYREGEVIVRIGAVMGASGSVGAYLGAAVSNLMDPAFLTKMTGIMLLASASILYTKLYHDQLLSRLFRIPEEPIRGKKLYIFGILTGLVNGFLSGAFGIGAAAFIQLTLLIVFGVPLLQSLGTSMMIILPISASGGLSYLFNDRLDLTIFVETLLGLMLGAYIGSKGTHLAPRPVLKACIVATPTIGSLTLLLFR, encoded by the coding sequence ATGCTCGTATTCCTTTCCATGCTTGCCCTCGGTGCCGTCGTCGGCTTCGTCGGCGCCGGCGGCGCAGGCGTCGTCATCGCTCTGCTCCATGTAGGATTCGGCGTCCCCATCCACACGGCCCTCGCCGTCGCCCTCGCTTCCATGACGTTTACCGTACTCTCGGGTGCCGTCAGCCACTACCGCGAGGGAGAGGTCATCGTGCGCATCGGCGCCGTCATGGGAGCCTCCGGTTCCGTTGGAGCCTATCTCGGCGCCGCCGTCTCCAATCTGATGGATCCGGCGTTCCTGACGAAGATGACGGGCATCATGCTCCTCGCCTCCGCCTCCATCCTCTACACGAAGCTGTACCACGATCAGCTTCTCAGTCGGCTCTTCCGCATTCCGGAAGAGCCCATCCGAGGGAAGAAGCTCTATATCTTCGGCATTCTCACCGGCCTTGTGAACGGATTTCTGTCCGGCGCATTCGGCATCGGAGCCGCCGCCTTCATTCAGCTCACCCTCCTCATCGTATTCGGCGTGCCCCTTCTGCAGTCCCTCGGCACCTCCATGATGATCATCCTGCCGATCTCCGCCTCGGGCGGCCTCAGCTACCTATTCAACGATCGGCTCGATCTCACGATCTTTGTGGAAACGCTCCTCGGGCTCATGCTCGGCGCCTACATCGGCTCGAAAGGCACGCACCTCGCCCCCCGTCCCGTTCTGAAAGCCTGCATCGTCGCTACCCCCACGATCGGCAGCCTCACGCTTCTGCTGTTCAGATAA
- a CDS encoding nicotinate phosphoribosyltransferase, which translates to MSQSEARNITMVMDLYELTMAYGYFRDGAPEKAPVAVFDVFFRRHPDEGGFSIFAGLEQIVDYVENIHFSTEDIDYLRSLKLFDEDFLTYLSTYRFHGDIKAFPEGTIMYPEEPVLTVTAPIIDAQIVETAILTEINHQSLIATKTSRIVRAAAGRSVFDFGARRAHNVDAAVYGARAAYIGGADGTATLLAGQLFDIPVTGTMAHSWVMYYGDEFTAFRRYAETYPDNVVLLVDTYDVMHSGIPNAIRTAKEVLAPMGKRLKGVRLDSGDLAYLSKRVRKALDEAELEDCRIIASNSLDEYTISSILGAQGGKLDGFGVGERLITSKSEPVFGAVYKLAEIEKDGVRTPKIKVSETVEKITNPGRKKVYRVYDGKGKAIADLLTLADEKPDFTKPYLYVDPKKPWKKHCFTDCTAKELQVDVIRDGKRVAQPPSLKDVRDYVRRQLEEEIWEEEQRFENPHTHYLDMSPAYYHSKMKLLGEVQQR; encoded by the coding sequence ATGTCACAGTCCGAAGCACGCAATATCACGATGGTGATGGATCTCTATGAGCTGACAATGGCATATGGCTATTTTCGCGACGGCGCGCCGGAAAAAGCGCCTGTCGCGGTATTCGATGTATTCTTCCGCCGTCATCCGGATGAAGGGGGCTTCTCGATATTTGCGGGACTGGAGCAGATTGTTGACTACGTCGAGAACATCCACTTTTCAACGGAGGATATCGACTATCTCCGCTCCTTGAAGCTGTTTGATGAAGACTTTCTCACCTATCTCTCCACATATCGGTTTCATGGCGACATCAAGGCGTTTCCCGAGGGGACGATCATGTACCCGGAGGAGCCGGTGCTCACCGTGACGGCTCCGATCATCGACGCGCAGATCGTGGAGACGGCCATTTTGACGGAGATCAATCACCAGTCGCTCATTGCGACGAAGACGAGCCGTATCGTGCGCGCCGCCGCAGGCCGCAGTGTCTTTGACTTCGGCGCGCGCCGCGCGCACAATGTCGATGCCGCGGTCTACGGAGCGCGTGCCGCCTATATCGGCGGGGCCGACGGCACCGCAACCCTGCTGGCGGGACAGCTCTTTGACATCCCCGTCACAGGGACGATGGCGCACAGCTGGGTGATGTACTACGGCGATGAGTTCACGGCGTTTCGCCGCTACGCGGAGACGTATCCGGACAATGTCGTCCTCCTCGTCGATACGTACGATGTCATGCACTCCGGCATACCGAACGCCATCCGCACAGCAAAAGAGGTGCTGGCGCCGATGGGGAAAAGGCTGAAAGGCGTGCGGCTCGATTCCGGCGACCTCGCCTACCTGTCGAAGCGCGTGCGAAAGGCGCTCGACGAAGCGGAACTCGAGGACTGCAGGATCATCGCCTCGAACAGCTTGGATGAGTACACGATTTCCTCGATTCTCGGGGCGCAGGGCGGCAAGCTCGACGGCTTCGGCGTAGGAGAGCGGCTCATCACATCGAAGAGCGAGCCCGTCTTCGGCGCCGTCTATAAGCTTGCGGAGATTGAGAAGGATGGCGTCCGCACGCCGAAGATCAAGGTCTCCGAGACGGTGGAGAAGATCACGAATCCGGGACGCAAAAAGGTATATCGTGTCTATGACGGGAAGGGAAAGGCGATTGCCGACCTCCTGACGCTGGCGGACGAAAAGCCGGACTTTACGAAGCCCTATCTCTACGTTGATCCGAAGAAGCCGTGGAAAAAGCATTGCTTCACCGACTGCACGGCAAAAGAGCTGCAGGTGGATGTTATTCGAGACGGCAAGAGAGTCGCGCAGCCACCCTCACTGAAGGATGTGCGCGACTATGTGCGCAGGCAGCTCGAAGAAGAGATCTGGGAAGAAGAGCAGCGATTTGAGAATCCGCACACGCACTATCTCGATATGAGTCCGGCTTACTATCACAGCAAGATGAAGCTCTTAGGCGAAGTGCAGCAGCGTTGA
- a CDS encoding D-alanyl-D-alanine carboxypeptidase family protein yields the protein MRGKKLLFSVFWAIACGVIASLSAAHAAPAITADAAILIEASTGRVLYQKNADEHMYPASTTKMMTAILALERADMKDVVTVSSRAAMVEDTYLEIGDKLLMRDMLALLMLESDNGAAAAIAEHMAGSDAAFAAEMNKKAKSLEAKSTNFMNPHGLPDRRHFSTAHDLARIAQYGMQSKAFREIVGTENSVVIWQYPQKQAVFHNTNNLLRSRPTETTGIKTGYTRAAGGCLAASAKRGTTELIAVVLHSASGVDRFSDAQKLLDDGFSRVHMEKGPTKADCRRNIWVYGGTSASVSVSPIKDVYYPLLEGERVQDFSIHYELPRIMEGGIQAGDHIGDLIVRKNGQEICRIPMLAEESVDKGLNVKSLFAGIFAGLGIAA from the coding sequence GTGAGAGGGAAAAAGCTTCTCTTTTCTGTTTTTTGGGCGATCGCATGTGGTGTCATCGCATCTCTGTCCGCAGCGCACGCGGCGCCGGCGATCACGGCGGACGCCGCCATCCTCATCGAGGCGTCGACGGGACGTGTGCTCTATCAGAAAAATGCGGACGAGCACATGTATCCGGCGAGTACGACGAAGATGATGACGGCGATATTGGCGCTTGAGCGCGCCGACATGAAGGATGTCGTGACCGTCTCGAGCCGCGCGGCGATGGTCGAGGACACGTATCTCGAGATCGGCGATAAGCTTCTGATGCGGGATATGCTGGCGCTTTTGATGCTGGAGTCGGATAACGGAGCGGCGGCTGCGATTGCCGAGCACATGGCCGGTTCGGATGCGGCCTTTGCCGCGGAGATGAATAAAAAGGCGAAATCACTGGAGGCAAAGTCTACGAACTTCATGAATCCGCACGGATTGCCGGACAGGCGGCACTTCTCGACGGCGCACGATCTGGCTCGTATAGCGCAGTACGGCATGCAAAGCAAGGCCTTCCGGGAGATTGTCGGGACGGAAAACAGTGTCGTTATCTGGCAGTATCCGCAGAAGCAGGCGGTTTTCCACAACACGAACAACCTCCTGCGATCGCGTCCGACGGAGACGACAGGAATCAAGACGGGCTATACGAGAGCGGCGGGCGGATGTCTTGCCGCGTCGGCGAAGCGCGGCACGACCGAGCTGATCGCTGTCGTCCTGCATTCGGCAAGCGGTGTGGACCGCTTCAGCGATGCGCAGAAACTTCTTGATGACGGCTTTTCAAGGGTGCACATGGAAAAGGGACCGACGAAGGCGGACTGCCGCCGCAATATCTGGGTTTACGGCGGCACGTCGGCATCCGTGTCCGTTTCGCCGATAAAGGATGTCTACTACCCTCTGCTCGAAGGAGAGCGGGTACAGGATTTCTCCATACACTATGAGCTTCCGCGCATTATGGAGGGAGGTATTCAGGCAGGCGATCATATCGGCGATCTCATCGTGCGGAAGAACGGACAGGAAATCTGCCGCATTCCCATGCTGGCGGAAGAATCCGTCGATAAGGGACTTAATGTCAAGAGTCTCTTTGCGGGCATCTTCGCGGGATTGGGAATTGCCGCATAA
- a CDS encoding menaquinone biosynthesis protein, which translates to MARIGHIDFLNILPLTYGLSKLKERDVDVMKGVPSEVNRALLKGSLAVSGISSIVYAKAADELLLVPGLSVRTDAKVTSILLFSKVPASALAGRKVVLTAKSETSHALLKILLEEVYHVQPVFEIRSLDMKAGVPDDAAAALFIGDDALYLYHHPPAGLFSYDLGDEWKRHTGLGMVYSVWALRRDFAAAEPQAARRIVRLLQEGMAKGHRELPAAIRELTGRKPFTAGEMEEYLKVIRHDLKEKHLAGLRLFYEKLAKLGLLDRVPELVFFR; encoded by the coding sequence ATGGCGAGGATCGGCCATATTGATTTTTTGAATATACTGCCGCTGACGTACGGGCTCTCAAAGCTGAAGGAGCGCGATGTGGACGTGATGAAGGGTGTGCCCTCCGAGGTCAATCGCGCACTCTTGAAAGGCTCGCTTGCTGTCTCGGGCATCTCTTCCATCGTCTATGCGAAAGCGGCGGACGAGCTTCTGCTTGTCCCGGGGCTCTCGGTGCGAACCGACGCGAAGGTCACGAGCATCCTGCTCTTTTCAAAGGTGCCGGCTTCCGCCCTCGCGGGGCGGAAGGTCGTTCTGACGGCGAAGTCGGAGACGAGCCACGCGCTTTTGAAGATCCTGCTCGAAGAGGTATACCATGTGCAGCCGGTGTTTGAGATACGGAGCCTTGACATGAAGGCGGGCGTTCCGGACGATGCCGCCGCCGCGCTCTTCATCGGAGATGACGCGCTCTATCTCTACCACCATCCGCCGGCCGGGCTCTTTTCTTACGACTTGGGCGATGAGTGGAAGCGTCACACGGGGCTCGGCATGGTCTATTCCGTGTGGGCGCTGCGGAGGGACTTCGCGGCGGCAGAGCCGCAGGCGGCGCGGCGTATCGTGCGTCTCTTACAGGAGGGGATGGCGAAGGGACACCGTGAGCTGCCGGCCGCCATCCGCGAGCTGACGGGTAGGAAGCCCTTCACTGCAGGCGAGATGGAAGAGTATCTGAAAGTCATCCGGCACGATCTGAAGGAGAAACACCTCGCGGGACTTCGCCTCTTCTATGAAAAGCTGGCAAAGCTCGGTCTCCTTGACAGAGTGCCGGAGCTTGTTTTTTTTCGATAG
- a CDS encoding class I SAM-dependent methyltransferase, with product MSNRFRQIERAYRLVGKLSNLYDGMMTYTTVSGKIASNLIWSLDDKKAKEYVRKALSGIPEGCAGTILEVPVGTGSLSLENYTRYPDAQVTCLDYSEEMLSAARLRAEALKLRHVSFLQGDVGALPFADNTFDCLLSINGLHAFPEKEKAFAEMARVLKPGGILCGCCYVKGENWKTDLVARTVFVQGGFFTQPFDTAESLRKRMEALYSEVSLETIEAECVFRCVK from the coding sequence GTGAGTAATCGATTTCGGCAGATAGAACGCGCATATCGTCTGGTGGGGAAGCTTTCCAATCTATATGACGGGATGATGACGTATACGACCGTCTCAGGGAAAATAGCGTCCAATCTGATTTGGTCTCTGGATGATAAAAAAGCGAAGGAATATGTGAGGAAAGCTCTTTCGGGCATTCCGGAGGGGTGTGCGGGGACCATATTGGAAGTGCCTGTCGGGACGGGCTCTTTGTCCCTCGAGAATTACACAAGATATCCCGATGCGCAGGTGACCTGCCTCGACTACTCGGAGGAAATGCTCTCCGCTGCGAGACTGCGGGCGGAGGCTCTGAAGCTCCGGCACGTGAGCTTTCTGCAAGGGGACGTGGGCGCGCTGCCCTTCGCGGACAACACGTTTGACTGTCTGCTCTCCATCAACGGACTGCACGCCTTCCCGGAGAAGGAAAAGGCGTTTGCTGAAATGGCAAGGGTGTTGAAGCCGGGCGGCATTCTTTGCGGGTGCTGCTATGTGAAGGGCGAGAACTGGAAAACGGATCTCGTCGCGCGCACGGTCTTTGTGCAGGGCGGATTTTTTACGCAGCCCTTTGATACGGCGGAGTCGCTGAGGAAACGGATGGAAGCGCTGTACAGCGAGGTCTCGCTCGAGACGATCGAGGCGGAATGCGTGTTTCGGTGCGTGAAGTAG
- a CDS encoding PhzF family phenazine biosynthesis protein, which translates to MKQYVVDAFTDTVFHGNQAAVCMTEQWPDEALMMDITGENNFSETAFTVREGNKWRLRWFTPGGEIDLCGHAALAVAYVLFRFYL; encoded by the coding sequence ATGAAGCAATACGTTGTTGACGCATTTACGGATACCGTATTTCATGGAAACCAGGCCGCCGTTTGCATGACGGAACAATGGCCGGATGAAGCATTAATGATGGATATAACCGGGGAAAACAATTTCTCGGAGACGGCTTTTACTGTCAGAGAAGGCAATAAATGGCGCCTGCGCTGGTTTACGCCGGGCGGGGAGATCGACCTGTGCGGACATGCTGCGCTGGCCGTTGCCTATGTGCTGTTCCGCTTCTATTTATGA
- a CDS encoding beta-eliminating lyase-related protein: MTDMKEKLHFACDYARGAHPDILQRMLETNGMKTAGYGLDEISESARKRIREACGCEAAAVEFLVGGTQTNAVMIDALLKSYQGVIAAETGHISVHEAGAIEFGGHKVLVLPHRFGKISANSVENYLKEYYNDANREHMVMPGMLYLSHPTEYGTLYSKEELQAFRSVCDRYEICLYVDGARLAYALACTENDVTLKDLAQLCDAFYIGGTKCGALFGEAAVVPDPGKIPHLFTIIKQHGALLAKGRLLGIQFDELFRNERYMRIGEPAIRAAERIRCALRERGYRLHFASPTNQIFCVMENDALDQLGEKVEYGFWEKFDDDHTVTRFATDWATTEDETKALIDVL, encoded by the coding sequence ATGACGGATATGAAGGAAAAACTTCATTTTGCCTGTGACTATGCAAGGGGCGCGCATCCCGATATTTTGCAGAGAATGCTGGAAACCAACGGGATGAAAACAGCGGGATACGGGCTGGATGAGATCTCGGAATCGGCCAGAAAAAGGATTCGAGAAGCCTGCGGCTGTGAAGCTGCCGCGGTAGAGTTTCTTGTAGGAGGGACGCAGACGAATGCCGTTATGATCGATGCGCTTCTGAAATCCTATCAGGGCGTCATCGCCGCCGAGACGGGGCATATCAGCGTCCATGAAGCGGGAGCGATCGAATTCGGCGGACACAAGGTGCTTGTGCTGCCGCACCGATTCGGCAAGATATCGGCGAACAGTGTGGAGAATTACTTGAAAGAGTATTATAATGATGCGAACCGTGAACACATGGTCATGCCCGGCATGCTTTACCTGTCTCACCCGACAGAATATGGGACGCTCTATTCGAAGGAAGAGCTTCAGGCGTTCAGGAGCGTATGTGACAGATATGAAATCTGCCTGTATGTGGATGGGGCAAGACTGGCTTATGCGCTTGCATGCACGGAGAATGATGTGACGCTCAAGGACTTGGCGCAGCTGTGTGACGCCTTTTATATCGGAGGCACCAAGTGCGGCGCGCTGTTCGGAGAGGCCGCGGTAGTTCCGGATCCGGGCAAAATTCCCCATCTGTTCACCATAATCAAGCAGCACGGTGCGCTGCTGGCAAAGGGAAGACTGCTGGGCATCCAGTTTGATGAACTGTTCCGGAATGAGCGGTATATGCGCATCGGGGAGCCGGCGATCCGAGCCGCGGAACGCATCCGGTGCGCTTTGCGTGAAAGAGGATACCGGCTGCACTTTGCATCCCCGACGAATCAGATATTCTGTGTGATGGAAAACGATGCCCTTGATCAATTGGGAGAAAAGGTCGAATACGGCTTCTGGGAAAAATTCGATGACGATCATACGGTTACTCGATTCGCGACTGACTGGGCAACGACAGAAGACGAAACGAAAGCGCTGATCGATGTCTTATAA
- a CDS encoding esterase: METYLYGDRSASTILLQPVDDHDLEGMEREVSLIQSTAADFGLIALRVDNWNDDLSPWPAPAVFGRDAFGDGAAKTLEEVLRICGDRSRTYFIGGYSLAGLFALWAAYQTDVFAGAAAASPSVWFPGFTDYVRQSDIKTPRVYLSLGDKEEKTKNTVMARVGGCIRKIHTQLGEHGADCVLEWNPGNHFKDPEVRMARAFSWILERSASCS; the protein is encoded by the coding sequence ATGGAGACATATTTATACGGCGATCGAAGCGCATCGACTATCTTGCTTCAGCCGGTCGATGACCATGACCTTGAAGGGATGGAGAGAGAAGTGTCGCTCATACAAAGCACCGCGGCGGATTTCGGGCTCATTGCTCTGAGGGTCGACAATTGGAATGATGATTTATCTCCATGGCCCGCACCGGCTGTATTTGGAAGGGATGCTTTCGGAGACGGTGCGGCGAAGACGCTGGAAGAGGTGCTTCGGATTTGCGGTGACCGGAGCAGGACGTATTTCATCGGCGGGTACTCGCTTGCAGGCCTGTTCGCGCTATGGGCGGCATATCAGACGGATGTTTTTGCAGGTGCTGCTGCGGCGTCGCCTTCCGTATGGTTTCCGGGCTTCACGGACTATGTCCGGCAGAGCGATATAAAGACGCCACGCGTTTATTTGAGTCTCGGAGATAAGGAGGAAAAGACGAAAAATACCGTCATGGCGAGGGTTGGCGGCTGCATTCGGAAAATACATACACAGCTTGGAGAGCATGGCGCGGACTGCGTGCTGGAATGGAATCCGGGCAATCACTTCAAGGATCCCGAGGTGCGAATGGCGCGCGCTTTTTCATGGATTTTGGAAAGAAGCGCGTCTTGCTCATGA
- a CDS encoding desulfoferrodoxin family protein, translating to MSVFYVADKKHMIEVYGDEELHITAGGQELKAIQPNTVDAAQEKHVPVASYDAAKNEVHVKVGSVAHPMTEEHLIEYIILVTKKGVQRINLTATDAPEVTFRLADGDVPVKVLEYCNLHGLWHADI from the coding sequence ATGTCCGTATTTTATGTTGCAGACAAGAAACACATGATCGAGGTCTATGGCGATGAGGAGCTTCACATCACCGCAGGCGGACAGGAGCTCAAGGCAATCCAGCCGAATACGGTCGATGCCGCGCAGGAGAAGCACGTCCCCGTGGCATCCTACGATGCGGCAAAGAACGAGGTGCACGTGAAGGTCGGCTCTGTTGCGCATCCGATGACCGAGGAGCATCTCATCGAATACATCATTCTCGTAACGAAGAAGGGCGTACAGCGCATCAACCTCACTGCGACGGATGCGCCCGAGGTCACGTTCCGCCTCGCGGACGGCGACGTGCCGGTGAAGGTGCTCGAGTACTGCAATCTGCACGGCCTCTGGCATGCAGACATCTAA